Proteins from one Podospora pseudoanserina strain CBS 124.78 chromosome 1, whole genome shotgun sequence genomic window:
- a CDS encoding hypothetical protein (EggNog:ENOG503PDTD): protein MAPHHRLPRMAVSYGRTRILRLTVLACIACTTLVIIMQIGRAWSRGRDGHRHHLLQGASPGWKTTKEGLAPVKSREELGREMLEYVRGLPGLQGEVAVLSKRVRVVESKEGAVGEGKIRRVGRGFLEGHGFARVDLTPPAAGEGRSDNGETLKQETRLPVPGVVEVPVDVPRDDMGDPGEVLFGIASDYERVSRDDFGLVRDWAGFLTNHSAERERKEKRRSNGAGLLLVLSKATESEVVEVKARLWQAGIDGTVFVVEQREGKDSDRYKGGVYAQLFQRLLMSRFGKGEVGAGKTRRWFAVVDEKVFIPNLRKLVWEMDTRFEDGGEWLVGLPTEKEDWADDENGKQITYGGGAVVMSPSALDTVGQLMCFQAGGKGGNDEVKADSNWGETLYKCLEQERYLKIQVLVGGGGYLPGEGNQGQKVSGRPLVLRTDKDPFKFSAKGHLVSNVCGEECYLQRFLFADSWALINGHSITAYPRRIEVQMSSQKMTQQKGFQNKSGGGEVADKIAVHSTSSVGEGQKIAWRGGKTKTWRLVSAEVRDDGKEVWQAYVNEKGIGSKEEEKSDVDSVIVLVWEF from the coding sequence ATGGCACcacatcaccgcctcccccgcATGGCGGTCTCCTACGGCCGAACCAGAATCCTGCGGTTGACAGTGCTGGCTTGCATAGCCTGCACGACGCTGGTGATTATCATGCAAATTGGGAGGGCGTGGTCCCGTGGACGAGATGGACATCGTCATCACCTGTTGCAGGGGGCTTCACCGGGTTGGAAGACTACTAAGGAGGGGCTTGCTCCTGTCAAGAGCAGGGAGGAgcttgggagggagatgctAGAGTATGTAAGGGGCTTGCCTGGTTTGcaaggggaggtggcggtgttGAGTAAGAGAGTTAGGGTTGTGGAAAGcaaggagggggcggtgggggaggggaagattaGGAGGGTAGGCAGGGGTTTTTTGGAGGGGCACGGGTTTGCGAGGGTAGATTTGACGCCGCcggctgctggggagggaagaagcgACAACGGGGAGACGTTGAAGCAAGAGACGAGGTTGCCGGttccgggggtggtggaggtgccggttGACGTGCCCAGGGACGATATGGGGGATCCGGGGGAGGTGCTGTTTGGGATTGCGTCGGATTATGAGAGGGTGTCGAGGGATGATTTTGGGCTTGTGAGGGACTGGGCGGGGTTTTTGACAAATCATAGTgcggagagagagaggaaggagaagaggaggtcaaATGGAGCGGGGTTGCTATTGGTGTTGAGCAAGGCAACTGAGTcggaggttgtggaggtgaaGGCTAGGTTGTGGCAGGCTGGGATTGATGGGACGGTGTTTGTTGTCGAGCAGAGGGAAGGCAAGGATAGTGATCGGTATAAAGGGGGTGTCTATGCGCAGTTGTTTCAGAGgctgttgatgtcgaggtttggaaagggggaggttggagctGGGAAGACGAGAAGATGGTTCGCGGTAGTAGATGAGAAGGTGTTCATACCGAATTTGAGGAAGTTGGTTTGGGAAATGGATACAAGAtttgaggatggaggagagtggttggtgggatTGCCGACCGAGAAAGAGGACTGGGCAGATGATGAAAATGGGAAGCAGATCACatatggaggaggggcagttGTGATGAGTCCTTCAGCACTAGATACAGTTGGTCAGTTGATGTGCTTTCAGGCTGGTGGAAAGGGTGGGAATGATGAGGTGAAGGCTGACAGCAATTGGGGGGAGACACTTTACAAGTGTTTGGAGCAAGAAAGATACCTCAAGATTCAGGTCCTTGTGGGTGGCGGTGGCTATCTTCCTGGTGAGGGAAACCAAGGCCAGAAGGTGAGTGGCCGGCCGCTGGTTTTGCGCACGGACAAGGATCCTTTCAAATTTTCAGCGAAAGGTCATCTTGTCAGCAATGTCTGCGGCGAGGAATGTTACCTTCAAAGGTTCTTGTTCGCAGACAGTTGGGCTCTCATTAATGGGCACAGTATCACAGCCTACCCGCGCAGAATCGAGGTTCAGATGTCCTCCCAAAAGATGACACAGCAAAAAGGATTCCAAAACAAAAGTGGTGGAGGCGAAGTGGCTGACAAAATCGCCGTCCATTCAACGTCGTCGGTTGGTGAGGGCCAGAAAATagcttggaggggtggaAAGACCAAGACCTGGCGACTTGTTAGCGCTGAAGTGcgtgatgatgggaaggaAGTCTGGCAGGCGTATGTTAATGAGAAGGGAATTGGCAGtaaagaggaggagaagtcgGATGTGGACTCTGTCATTGTGTTGGTATGGGAGTTTTGA
- a CDS encoding hypothetical protein (EggNog:ENOG503P2UC), producing MSISQGMASLSRDPSRLSLHGLKGDQRSETGESFYKSDKPSGIPVATGRPGSGNPVTSRPPQGQGRQKPGTNIPHRFLTPAEWARVAHGLGAIREGETHQVVHPSSWYWPPKGLPEGLYRDIVTQRTKYFYSYHILSVLRWLLMLLQIILGAVLTALGSFQTTDGTPVTVLAAINTVDAGILALMHNSGLPDRYRLDKVEFVKVEDFLKELLDTGIVEQHQTVDDILSDCFARYQKAKSIVLANMPESYTTQAAPWIGEKAPMICPDPSAHFVMSVQPQSQPSQDKQ from the exons ATGTCCATTTCCCAAGGCATGGCCTCTCTCTCCAGAGACCCCAGTCGCCTGAGTCTTCACGGCCTGAAAGGCGACCAGCGATCAGAGACAGGCGAGAGCTTTTACAAATCCGACAAACCCTCTGGCATCCCAGTTGCTACGGGCCGTCCCGGAAGTGGCAACCCGGTCACTTCGAGACCTCCACAGGGACAGGGACGCCAAAAGCCAGGCACAAACATTCCGCACCGCTTCTTGACTCCAGCTGAGTGGGCTCGTGTAGCTCATGGACTCGGGGCAATCAGGGAGGGAGAAACGCACCAGGTCGTCCACCCTTCTTCCTGGTATTGGCCGCCGAAGGGTCTTCCAGAAGGCCTCTACCGAGATATCGTCACCCAGCGAACCAAATACTTCTACTCTTATCACATCCTGAGCGTCCTGCGCTGGCTTCTCATGCTTCTTCAGATCATCCTTGGAGCTGTTTTGACAGCCCTTGGCTCGTTCCAGACGACCGACGGCACCCCGGTAACTGTGCTGGCCGCCATCAACACTGTCGATGCTGGAATACTCGCTCTTATGCACAACAGTGGGTTGCCCGATCGCTATCGTTTGGACAAAGTTGAGTTCGTCAAGGTTGAAGATTTTCTCAAG GAACTCCTTGATACGGGCATTGTCGAACAACACCAGACCGTCGACGATATTCTCAGCGATTGCTTTGCACGATACCAGAAAGCCAAATCCATTGTCCTGGCTAACATGCCCGAGTCCTACACGACCCAAGCAGCACCATGGATTGGAGAAAAAGCACCGATGATATGTCCTGATCCGTCCGCCCATTTTGTCATGTCGGTTCAACCACAGTCGCAACCGAGCCAGGACAAGCAGTAG
- the TRM1 gene encoding RNA methyltransferase tRNA(m5U54)methyltransferase (EggNog:ENOG503NUG5; COG:J; BUSCO:EOG09261H5E), translated as MRLSLFSASYRSIVGNFYRPRRSYYLPHVSAFPLFKRTHSVLCAMSDDELPGLDATPANGQRIKHDNVIYTTVKEGLAHILVPEQKDAKDGQEVQQVFYNPIQQFNRDLTVLAMKAYGKEKVKQKKVASEARSGKFAEKKRKRKEQTQSERPAKSPKLGDDAGAEEAVGESAVAPADTEMPDAKELQPAIPEQDKELGAQPSNGADAAKEKKSSGVEFTILDALSASGLRALRYAHEIPFLTKVTSNDLLKVATESIQRNAIHNGLADKISVSHDDALAHMYSVVVDELRKRSGRAGKAIIASNKYDVIDLDPYGSAAPFLDAAVQAIRDDGGLLCVTCTDSGVWASNGYPEKCYALYGGVPVKGWYSHEVGLRIVLHSIETAAAKYGLAIEPLLSLSVDYYMRVFVRVTRSPAMVKFQGGKNMVVYSCGGGCGSWTTQLLMKNKPAPNKKGSGIFYKHGFTKAPTAPPLCDHCGSVTHLAGPMYAGRIHDPEFVQKVIDEANEASPEIYGTLPRVKGMLYTALEEFLPTPQEVEAQKDSGKLGKVVKKKVTEAELAAIDPYPFYFYPAQVAGLMNCQSPPEAHLKGALKGLGYRVTRSHCKAGSIKTDAPWSVIFHVFREWVRQKAPVKEANIKEGSLAWRLLRLGEKQETTEGGLTEPTKVDDAVSKITEVVFDEELGREENKQKLVRYQMNPKENWGPMSRATGK; from the coding sequence ATGCGCCTGAGCCTGTTCTCGGCCTCCTATCGATCCATAGTCGGCAATTTCTACCGACCACGACGATCATACTACCTGCCTCACGTCTCGGCCTTCCCCCTGTTTAAACGCACCCACAGCGTTCTTTGCGCCATGTCCGACGACGAGCTTCCGGGCCTCGATGCCACGCCGGCCAACGGTCAGAGAATCAAGCACGACAACGTGATCTATACCACAGTGAAGGAAGGGCTCGCGCATATTCTCGTCCCCGAACAGAAAGATGCCAAGGATGGCCAGGAGGTGCAACAGGTCTTTTACAACCCAATCCAGCAATTCAACCGAGACTTGACAGTTCTGGCAATGAAGGCATatggaaaggaaaaggtgAAGCAGAAGAAAGTTGCGAGCGAAGCAAGGAGTGGCAAGtttgccgagaagaagagaaaacgAAAGGAGCAGACGCAGAGCGAACGACCTGCAAAGTCTCCTAAActcggtgatgatgctggcgccgaggaggctgtcGGCGAGTCTGCAGTTGCGCCAGCGGACACTGAGATGCCGGATGCGAAGGAGCTGCAGCCCGCAATCCCCGAACAAGATAAGGAACTGGGGGCTCAGCCAAGCAatggtgctgatgctgcgaaagagaagaagagctcTGGCGTGGAATTCACAATATTGGACGCTTTGTCTGCCAGCGGCCTTCGTGCTTTGCGCTATGCCCACGAAATCCCATTCCTCACCAAAGTAACCTCGAATGATCTCTTGAAGGTGGCCACCGAGTCAATCCAGCGCAATGCCATCCACAATGGCTTGGCTGACAAGATCAGTGTTTCCCACGACGATGCCCTTGCTCATATGTACTCGGTGGTTGTCGACGAGCTTCGCAAGCGCAGTGGGCGTGCTGGGAAGGCGATTATTGCCAGCAACAAGTACGACGTTATCGATCTTGACCCTTATGGAAGCGCTGCTCCGTTCCTTGATGCCGCTGTTCAAGCTATCAGGGACGATGGTGGGCTGCTTTGCGTCACCTGCACAGATTCTGGCGTTTGGGCCTCCAATGGCTATCCTGAAAAATGCTACGCGTTATACGGCGGTGTTCCGGTGAAGGGTTGGTACAGTCATGAGGTTGGGCTTCGTATTGTCCTGCATTCTATCGAGACCGCCGCAGCCAAGTACGGCCTCGCAATCGAGCCGCTCCTCTCACTATCAGTCGACTACTACATGAGAGTGTTTGTTCGCGTGACTAGGTCGCCAGCTATGGTCAAGTTCCAGGGAGGCAAGAATATGGTGGTTTAtagttgtggtggaggatgcggtTCCTGGACCACCCAGCTTCTCATGAAGAATAAGCCAGCACCAAACAAGAAGGGAAGCGGCATTTTCTACAAGCACGGGTTTACGAAAGCGCCCACAGCGCCACCCCTTTGCGATCACTGTGGCTCGGTTACCCATCTTGCAGGGCCGATGTATGCAGGCCGGATCCATGACCCTGAGTTCGTTCAAAAGGTCATCGACGAGGCTAACGAGGCCTCACCCGAAATTTATGGAACACTCCCTAGAGTGAAGGGTATGCTGTACACAGCACTCGAGGAGTTCTTGCCGACTCCCCAAGAAGTCGAAGCTCAAAAGGACAGCGGCAAATTGGGCaaggtggtcaagaagaaggttaCGGAAGCTGAGCTGGCTGCCATTGACCCTTATCCTTTCTACTTCTACCCTGCGCAGGTGGCAGGCCTCATGAACTGCCAAAGCCCCCCAGAAGCACATTTGAAGGGCGCTCTCAAAGGTCTCGGGTATCGCGTTACTCGAAGCCATTGCAAGGCTGGCAGCATCAAGACCGATGCGCCATGGTCAGTCATCTTCCACGTCTTTCGAGAATGGGTCCGTCAAAAGGCACCTGTCAAGGAAGCCAATATCAAGGAGGGAAGTCTTGCCTGGAGACTTTTGCGCTTGggggagaagcaggagaCAACCGAAGGGGGTCTCACGGAACCAACGAAAGTGGACGATGCGGTTTCCAAGATCACCGAGGTGGTCTTCGATGAGGAACTGGGCCGCGAGGAGAATAAGCAGAAGCTTGTGCGATACCAAATGAATCCGAAGGAGAACTGGGGCCCGATGAGCCGAGCCACTGGAAAGTGA
- a CDS encoding hypothetical protein (COG:E; EggNog:ENOG503NVCK) codes for MSFLCRLMPRAFRRRTGAKMTVVHMPRNAATATQTTTAATSTPANITNSDDLSQLNHDQIVFILPATRTHVPSGDGYLIYSLIEASPETIKIDNSDGVDEKQQPFKLEVTHASQLPKDPGLAQLLLPQHPTDGEGSQLPPPHLRSDTHIIVSTRSGIRLAVPFYEVVLRPLLDALGLEDNPKSERGYRYEVTITENEHTIRDFASTHLTKDRTRKRTVVLLSGDGGVVDLLNGIGEAQEHHDTNEVPTVGILPLGTGNALFHSLHKLEYGRYPEGKGPSSLVLGLRTLFTGRPERLPTFRAEFSRGAKLIGAPKPIVKDGEVEDEVGKGLKEVDHLVGAIVSSYGFHASLVWESDTPAYRVHGDKRFGMAAGELLKESHAYDADVEVRLKSQEEFKPLVRKGKGEEGGKYDYVLATMVSNLEKTFTVSPDSKPFEGQLRLVHFGDVGGEKTMEIMQAAYRGGEHIKMEEVGYEEVEAVKVVIKEEDPRWRKVCIDGTIVEVEKGGWMKVRRERGERLKVLVA; via the coding sequence ATGTCGTTCCTTTGCAGGCTCATGCCCCGAGCCTTCAGAAGGCGCACAGGCGCCAAAATGACTGTCGTTCACATGCCGAGAAATGCTGCCACAGCGACCCAGacgacaacagcagccacatcaacaccagccaacatcaccaacagcgaTGATCTCAGCCAACTCAACCATGATCAAATTGTGTTCATTCTGCCTGCCACCAGAACACACGTCCCCAGTGGCGACGGTTACTTGATCTACAGCCTCATCGAGGCGTCGCCTGAAACCATCAAAATCGACAATAGTGATGGTGTGGATGAAAAGCAACAGCCCTTCAAGCTCGAGGTAACACACGCCTCGCAACTACCGAAGGATCCGGGCCTCGCCCAGCTCTTACTACCACAACACCCGACAGACGGGGAAGGATCCCAGCTCCCGCCGCCACATCTCCGATCGGACACCCACATCATTGTTAGTACCAGATCTGGCATCCGACTGGCTGTTCCCTTTTACGAGGTGGTTCTGAGGCCGTTGTTGGATGCGCTCGGACTTGAGGATAACCCAAAGTCCGAGCGGGGTTATCGATATGAGGTGACCATCACGGAAAACGAGCACACAATTCGGGATTTTGCCTCGACACATCTCACCAAGGATAGGACGAGAAAGAGGACGGTTGTGCTGCTGagtggggatggaggggtggtggacttGCTGAATGGGATTGGGGAGGCGCAGGAGCATCATGATACCAATGAGGTGCCCACTGTTGGGATTTTGCCGTTGGGAACGGGGAATGCGCTTTTTCACAGCTTGCACAAGCTTGAATATGGGAGGTATCCAGAGGGGAAGGGGCCAAGCTCGTTGGTTTTGGGGCTGAGGACTTTGTTTACGGGGCGGCCGGAGAGGTTGCCGACTTTTAGGGCCGAGTTTTCTAGGGGGGCGAAGTTGATCGGGGCGCCCAAGCCGATTGTGAaggacggggaggtggaggatgaggttgggaaagggttgaaggaggtggaTCATCTTGTGGGCGCAATTGTGTCTTCTTATGGGTTTCATGCAAgtttggtttgggagagTGATACACCTGCATATAGGGTTCATGGGGATAAGAGGTTCgggatggcggcgggggagttgTTAAAGGAGTCGCATGCCTATGATGCTGATGTCGAAGTGCGGCTGAAGAGTCAGGAGGAATTCAAGccgttggtgaggaaggggaaaggtgaggaaggtggaaAATATGACTATGTGCTGGCAACCATGGTGTCAAACTTGGAGAAGACGTTTACGGTCAGTCCAGATAGCAAGCCGTTCGAGGGACAGCTGAGGTTGGTGCATTTTGGGGATGTGGGCGGGGAGAAGACGATGGAGATTATGCAGGCTGCCTacaggggaggggagcaCATCAAGATGGAGGAAGTTGGGtatgaggaggttgaggctgtAAAGGTAGTTATCAAAGAGGAAGATCCTAGGTGGCGGAAGGTGTGCATCGATGGCACTATTGTagaggttgagaaggggggcTGGATGAAGGTtagaagggagaggggggagagacTGAAGGTTTTAGTTGCATAA
- a CDS encoding hypothetical protein (EggNog:ENOG503PAJX), which yields MDKKQTSPKLLQAEFLPAEEKQVPVNPPPRKRQLDSNNDAEPQAKRARATRLTSEPVRLTRKNLALFNKIGKKKTSDPSDDSGSTKTISTTTSGFAIQAYKNGVLDPSSSKPPKDLEEIYQRSALPRGTASPTESEYSDYVDRVNRAANEATVVIETTELLKKHGDKRYNRAFNQAFTAFPKDVGFNHGLSAPQPDFVEGPEMKDFLPFPVDELVPGAVLYKDNPRVVTLPHIAGEWKGPDGSMAEATLQSSYSGAALVYARNQALAFQGKSDPPRHASIMTFTTNGTQLNFYAHYATPAGNGTLEYHQFPIRSTSLVNSYEEYKEGRKHLRNEQDHARRQSQALRDELKEYYEKQRGSSLHPVAEEVPTLTVPDIELLDTYEDEGDYEVVEHQPVHQPTPPTTSKHRSGGTHAHHSHHSHSTPHSSKAPSSTHSSTHSSGGKRKASSL from the coding sequence ATGGATAAGAAACAAACTTCCCCGAAACTTTTACAGGCAGAATTTCTGCCAGCCGAAGAAAAGCAAGTTCCAGTAAATCCGCCGCCACGAAAACGACAGCTAGATAGCAACAACGACGCCGAGCCACAAGCGAAGCGAGCGCGGGCGACACGACTAACATCGGAGCCAGTACGATTAACGCGAAAGAACTTGGCCCTCTTTAATAAGATAGGTAAGAAGAAGACCTCCGACCCCTCGGATGATTCGGGATCGACGAAGACTATATCGACTACGACCTCTGGCTTTGCTATCCAGGCGTATAAGAACGGCGTCCTCGAtccctccagctccaagcCTCCCaaggatttggaggagatcTACCAACGAAGCGCCCTACCCCGCGGGACGGCCTCGCCTACCGAGTCAGAATACAGCGATTATGTCGACCGGGTCAACAGGGCCGCCAATGAAGCAACTGTGGTTATCGAGACCACAGAACTATTGAAAAAACATGGCGATAAGAGATATAACCGAGCGTTTAACCAGGCATTTACGGCCTTCCCGAAGGACGTGGGCTTCAACCATGGCCTGTCCGCTCCCCAGCCGGATTTCGTCGAAGGACCAGAAATGAAGGACTTCCTCCCGTTTCCGGTTGACGAACTCGTCCCAGGGGCTGTCCTCTACAAAGATAACCCTCGTGTGGTAACATTACCGCACATAGCCGGAGAATGGAAGGGCCCCGACGGGAGTATGGCAGAAGCAACGCTGCAGAGCTCCTATAGTGGAGCAGCACTCGTCTACGCTCGGAACCAGGCCCTCGCTTTCCAAGGAAAGTCTGACCCCCCTAGACACGCAAGTATTATGACCTTTACCACGAATGGTACCCAACTTAACTTTTACGCGCACTACGCAACTCCCGCCGGAAACGGCACGCTTGAATATCACCAGTTTCCTATTAGGTCGACGAGTTTAGTTAACTCTTACGAGGAATACAAGGAGGGCCGGAAGCACCTCAGGAACGAACAGGATCACGCAAGGAGACAGTCACAAGCGCTGAGAGACGAGTTAAAGGAGTATTACGAGAAGCAAcgcggcagcagcctccaTCCTGTCGCTGAAGAAGTACCCACCTTGACTGTACCAGACATCGAACTACTGGACACTTACGAAGACGAAGGCGACTACGAAGTCGTCGAACACCAGCCTGTCCACCAGCCGACTCCGCCTACGACATCCAAGCACCGGAGTGGCGGGACGCACGCTCACCACTCGCACCACTCGCATTCGACGCCGCACTCGTCGAAGGCTCCCTCGTCCACACACAGTTCCACTCACAGCAGCGGTGGCAAGCGAAAAGCTTCGTCCTTATAG
- a CDS encoding hypothetical protein (EggNog:ENOG503NU51; COG:P): MVGAVVYPLSGTADLSRIEAPVTFKAYLLCGFAAFGGIFFGYDTGWMSGVLGMPYFITLYTGLQYNYKTGEPVDVPKTEFGLPSSQKSLMTSILSCGTFFGALIAGDVADFLGRRPTIIIGCLVFCVGCILEIISTNQEVLFVMGRLVSGVGVGFISAVIILYMAEVAPRKVRGALVSGYQFCITLGILLANCVTYASSNRNDTGSYRIPVGVQFLWAIILGIGLFILPESPRYYVMKGKIDLAARSLSQVRGQPLDSDYIKDELAEIVANHEYEMQIIPQTSYIGSWIACFQGSLRKGNSNLRRTLLGSGMQMMQQLTGINFIFYFGTTFFQQLGTIQNPFFISLVTTLVNVLSTPISFIAVEKLGRRVLLNWGGVGMVITQFIVAIVGVTEGRPEAQNDAAVKVMIAFICIYIFCFASTWGPVGWVIIGECFPLPIRSRGVGISTACNWFWNCIIAVITPYMVGNTPGSANLGPRVFFIWGSLCIGSTLFAYFLVPEMKGLTLEQIDTMMEETTPRKSRSWKPTSTFAAQMGRVRDEKGSANQQEFAPESEP; this comes from the exons ATGGTGGGCGCGGTGGTATACCCGCTTTCGGGTACGGCCGATTTGTCCAGGATCGAAGCTCCAGTGACCTTCAAGGCCTATCTACTCTGCGGCTTCGCAGCGTTTGGTGGTATCT TCTTTGGATATGACACCGGATGGATGTCGGGTGTGTTGGGGATGCCTTACTTCATTACTCTATACACAGGATTGCAGTATAACTACAAAACCGGAGAACCAGTAGATGTCCCCAAAACCGAGTTCGGTCTTCCTTCCTCTCAAAAGTCTCTCATGACATCGATCCTCTCCTGCGGTACCTTCTTTGGAGCTCTGATTGCCGGTGATGTCGCCGATTTCCTCGGCCGCCGTCCTACTATCATCATCGGGTGTCTCGTCTTCTGCGTCGGATGCATTCTCGAAATCATCTCGACCAACCAGGAAGTGCTATTTGTCATGGGCCGTTTGGTATCAGGTGTGGGAGTCGGTTTCATTTCCGCCGTTATTATCCTGTACATGGCCGAGGTTGCGCCTAGGAAGGTTCGTGGTGCTCTTGTGTCAGGGTATCAGTTCTGTATCACGCTTGGTATTCTACTCGCCAACTGCGTGACATACGCCAGCTCGAACCGAAACGACACCGGTTCCTATCGCATTCCAGTCGGCGTCCAGTTCCTATGGGCCATCATTCTAGGCATCGGCCTCTTTATCTTGC CCGAGTCACCCCGTTACTATGTCATGAAGGGCAAAATCGATCTTGCCGCCAGGTCTCTCTCGCAAGTTCGTGGTCAGCCACTGGACTCGGATTACATCAAGGATGAGTTGGCGGAAATTGTTGCAAACCACGAGTATGAGATGCAGATTATTCCCCAGACTAGTTACATCGGCTCGTGGATTGCTTGCTTTCAGGGTTCACTGCGCAaaggcaacagcaacctcagACGTACCCTTCTTGGTTCTGGCATGCAAATGATGCAGCAGCTCACCG GTATCAACTTCATCTTCTACTTCGgcaccaccttcttccagcAGCTTGGCACGATCCAAAACCCATTCTTCATCTCCCTTGTCACTACTCTCGTCAACGTTCTGTCCACGCCGATTTCCTTCATTGCTGTCGAGAAACTAGGCCGTCGTGTTCTTCTTAactgggggggtgttggcatGGTCATCACACAGTTCATTGTCGCCATCGTTGGTGTAACCGAAGGCCGCCCGGAGGCCCAAAACGACGCTGCTGTCAAAGTCATGATCGCCTTCATTTGCATCTACATCTTCTGTTTCGCTTCCACCTGGGGTCCGGTCGGCTGGGTCATCATCGGCGAGTGCTTCCCGCTGCCCATCCGTTCTCGTGGTGTTGGTATCTCGACAGCCTGCAACTGGTTCTGGAACTGTATCATTGCCGTTATCACCCCTTACATGGTGGGTAACACACCCGGCTCGGCCAACTTGGGCCCCAGGGTGTTCTTCATTTGGGGGTCTCTCTGCATCGGCTCGACACTTTTTGCGTACTTTTTGGTTCCTGAAATGAAGGGTCTGACACTCGAACAAATCGACacgatgatggaggagactACACCAAGGAAGTCGAGAAGCTGGAAGCCGACGTCCACTTTTGCCGCGCAGATGGGACGTGTCAGGGACGAGAAGGGCAGTGCGAACCAGCAGGAGTTTGCTCCCGAGTCGGAGCCGTGA
- the GCN5_2 gene encoding histone acetyltransferase (COG:B; COG:K; EggNog:ENOG503NVPK), with protein sequence MQATYLPTPRHSFPSSEQFQKKLSAPTISLLSSGLLTPTSNTHNDYNFRNYMAPVSNKRTKKMSNGKRDDSQEPLAARFAKRIKLSHDVPVTSSSVKLPAASLRIPFPEKPAVIEERNGEIEFRVVNNDGSREHMIILTGLKCLFQKQLPKMPKDYIARLVYDRAHLSLAIIKRPLEVIGGITFREFRQREFAEIVFCAVSSDQQVKGYGAHLMAHLKDYVKATSPVMHFLTYADNYATGYFQKQGFSKEITLDKAIWMGYIKDYEGGTLMLCSLVPRIRYLESGRMLLKQKETVQAKIRSLSKSHVVHQPPAQWIVQSNSGAALTPIDPLSILAIRATGWSPDMDALARLPRRGPHFKEIRRFLYQIQNHKQAWPFLAPVNRDEVPDYYKIIANPMDLSTIEERLEHDAYATPKDFIADMKLIFSNCRKYNDATTVYAKCAAKLEKYMWGLVKEIPEWYELLEGQ encoded by the exons ATGCAGGCAACCTACCTACCGACTCCGAGGCATTCTTTCCCATCTAGTGAGCAATTTCAAAAGAAGCTGTCGGCACCGACGATAAGTTTGTTATCGTCTGGTCTCCTTACC ccaacctccaacacccacaACGACTACAATTTCCGCAATTACATGGCACCCGTTTCAAACAAGAGAACCAAAAAGATGAGCAATGGAAAGCGCGATGACTCCCAAGAACCGCTTGCGGCTCGGTTCGCTAAAAGAATAAAGCTCTCACACGATGTGCCAGTGACGAGTTCTTCGGTCAAACTCCCAGCTGCCTCTTTGAGGATTCCTTTCCCCGAAAAA CCTGCAGTTATTGAGGAACGAAACGGTGAAATCGAATTCCGCGTGGTCAACAATGACGGCAGCCGAGAGCACATGATCATATTGACAGGCCTCAAGTGCCTGTTTCAAAAGCAACTTCCAAAGATGCCCAAGGACTACATTGCCCGCCTCGTCTACGATCGCGCCCATCTGTCgctcgccatcatcaagagACCGTTGGAGGTCATAGGCGGGATAACCTTTCGAGAGTTCCGCCAGCGGGAGTTTGCCGAGATTGTGTTTTGTGCCGTGTCGTCCGACCAGCAGGTCAAAGGATATGGAGCCCACCTCATGGCCCATCTCAAGGACTACGTCAAGGCAACCTCGCCAGTGATGCATTTCCTCACATACGCGGACAATTACGCGACGGGTTACTTTCAAAAGCAGGGATTTTCTAAGGAGATCACCCTCGACAAGGCCATATGGATGGGTTACATCAAGGACTACGAGGGAGGGACGCTAATGCTCTGCTCGTTGGTCCCTCGAATTCGATATCTGGAGTCCGGTCGTATGCTTCTGAAACAAAAAGAGACCGTGCAGGCCAAGATTAGGTCTCTGAGCAAAAGCCATGTCGTCCATCAGCCGCCTGCTCAATGGATCGTTCAGAGCAACAGCGGCGCCGCTCTTACCCCCATCGATCCTCTCTCCATCCTGGCCATTCGAGCCACAGGCTGGTCCCCAGACATGGATGCCTTGGCCCGTCTCCCTCGTCGCGGACCTCACTTCAAGGAGATAAGACGCTTCCTGTACCAGATCCAAAACCACAAGCAGGCGTGGCCTTTTCTGGCCCCCGTTAATAGAGATGAAGTTCCGGACTATTATAAGATTATAGCCAACCCGATGGATCTCTCTACGATAGAGGAGAGACTGGAACACGATGCATACGCGACACCTAAGGATTTCATTGCGGATATGAAGTTGATTTTCAGCAACTGTCGTAAGTACAATGATGCCACGACGGTGTATGCCAAGTGTGCGGCGAAGCTGGAGAAGTACATGTGGGGTCTGGTGAAGGAGATCCCGGAGTGGTATGAGCTGCTTGAGGGCCAATGA